A genomic stretch from Primulina huaijiensis isolate GDHJ02 chromosome 14, ASM1229523v2, whole genome shotgun sequence includes:
- the LOC140957832 gene encoding probable complex I intermediate-associated protein 30 isoform X1, with protein sequence MSRFRGLWQASVNATKRALTWNLEDLVPPNEKYIFNFSSAEELKRWHLYSDSEYGGLSSASLEIQNPVNGSSCTGLFSGNLSLDINESSRWNISRSGFCGMRSKKFDGFIDLDAYDTIALKLKGDGRCYISTIYTENWVNSPGQQEDNSWQAFVFVPKDNWYISKIPLARYLPTWRGNVIDAQLEMNPARIVGLSLSVNAEGGVPGAKSGPGDFHIEVDWIKALRSQT encoded by the exons ATGTCGAGGTTTCGCGGATTGTGGCAAGCTTCTGTTAATGCAACGAAAAGAG CTCTGACGTGGAACCTTGAAGACTTAGTTCCtccaaatgaaaaatatatcttCAATTTCAGTTCAGCAGAGGAGCTTAAAAGGTGGCACTTGTATTCAGATTCTGAATATGGAG GTTTATCATCAGCATCACTGGAGATACAAAACCCTGTAAATGGGTCCAGTTGTACAG GACTGTTCTCAGGGAACCTTTCATTGGATATCAATGAAAGTTCAAGATGGAATATTAGTAGAAGTGGTTTCTGTGGAATGCGATCTAAAAAG TTTGATGGCTTCATTGATTTGGATGCATATGACACTATAGCACTTAAACTTAAAGGAGATGGTAGATGCTACATTTCTACT ATTTATACTGAAAACTGGGTAAATTCTCCTGGACAACAGGAAGATAACTCATGGCAAGCATTTGTTTTTGTGCCCAAGGACAACTGGTACATCTCAAAG ATTCCTCTTGCTCGATATCTCCCCACATGGAGAGGTAATGTTATTGATGCACAGTTAGAGATGAACCCAGCTCGAATAGTTGGTTTATCCCTGTCAGTCAATGCAGAAGGTGGAGTTCCAGGTGCTAAGTCTGGTCCAGGCGATTTTCACATTGAAGTTGACTGGATAAAAGCATTGAGATCCCAGACTTGA
- the LOC140957832 gene encoding probable complex I intermediate-associated protein 30 isoform X2: protein MSRFRGLWQASVNATKRALTWNLEDLVPPNEKYIFNFSSAEELKRWHLYSDSEYGGLSSASLEIQNPVNGSSCTGNLSLDINESSRWNISRSGFCGMRSKKFDGFIDLDAYDTIALKLKGDGRCYISTIYTENWVNSPGQQEDNSWQAFVFVPKDNWYISKIPLARYLPTWRGNVIDAQLEMNPARIVGLSLSVNAEGGVPGAKSGPGDFHIEVDWIKALRSQT from the exons ATGTCGAGGTTTCGCGGATTGTGGCAAGCTTCTGTTAATGCAACGAAAAGAG CTCTGACGTGGAACCTTGAAGACTTAGTTCCtccaaatgaaaaatatatcttCAATTTCAGTTCAGCAGAGGAGCTTAAAAGGTGGCACTTGTATTCAGATTCTGAATATGGAG GTTTATCATCAGCATCACTGGAGATACAAAACCCTGTAAATGGGTCCAGTTGTACAG GGAACCTTTCATTGGATATCAATGAAAGTTCAAGATGGAATATTAGTAGAAGTGGTTTCTGTGGAATGCGATCTAAAAAG TTTGATGGCTTCATTGATTTGGATGCATATGACACTATAGCACTTAAACTTAAAGGAGATGGTAGATGCTACATTTCTACT ATTTATACTGAAAACTGGGTAAATTCTCCTGGACAACAGGAAGATAACTCATGGCAAGCATTTGTTTTTGTGCCCAAGGACAACTGGTACATCTCAAAG ATTCCTCTTGCTCGATATCTCCCCACATGGAGAGGTAATGTTATTGATGCACAGTTAGAGATGAACCCAGCTCGAATAGTTGGTTTATCCCTGTCAGTCAATGCAGAAGGTGGAGTTCCAGGTGCTAAGTCTGGTCCAGGCGATTTTCACATTGAAGTTGACTGGATAAAAGCATTGAGATCCCAGACTTGA
- the LOC140958097 gene encoding phosphoinositide phosphatase SAC2-like codes for MGRMAVENEQHFGCGYLQKFRLYETSSNFYMIGRDKSRTCWKVLKINRLEQTELIIIEDSTTYSEFDCYDLLRRIHGGNMSTGGLKFVTTCYGIVGFIKFLGPYYMLLITKRRNIGTICGHAVYAIAKSEMIPIPNAMIQSNMAYSRNENRYKKLLRSMDLTKDFFFSYSYRLMYTLQKNMSNHETGQAIYDTMFVWNAFLTREIRSQIRNSIWTIALLYGFFKQVQLSISGRYFNFILIARRSRHYAGTRYLKRGVNEKGRVANDVETEQIVLEEALQGSPVQMSSIVQNRGSVPLFWSQETSRLNIKPDIILSRKDPMYEATKLHFGNLVKRYGNPIIILNLIKTREKKPRESILRAEFAYAIEVLNKDLTPESRLKFLHWDLNKYSRTKGTSVLAYLVKVAVNALELTGFFCCQVFPSSCELQCGNNCNVNCAIEDLCILDEDSNNLNEEDKENGQVDGSPFVKPSAFQKGVLRTNCIDCLDRTNVAQYVYGLVALGRQLHAFGYTDVPTINLDSPLANDLMKIYEAMGDTLALQYGGSAAHNKIFSERRGQWKAATQSQEFLRTLQRYYSNTYMDAEKQDTINVFLGYFQPQQGKPALWELDSDQHYDVGRRGSDFTEESARLIIKRSLSDGNILCDTNSPIDDANAENMDNSNKPLSGKTPSCDMGLSGSTPEISTCGSEVSFSRYTPSMFRRQLFPDTEPDQYLQTEDTCLYKRRDSFNCSNFLDIDWLSSSGNSCEEETYERSALIGSLSTGLSSGEIKPEASLENGSSSLPKGKEPADEDIDSRPLTGFSKRFVQWVNRGDLFFP; via the exons ATGGGAAGAATGGCTGTAGAGAATGAGCAGCATTTTGGCTGCGGCTATTTGCAGAAGTTCAGGCTTTATGAGACATCATCG AACTTTTATATGATTGGGCGGGACAAAAGTAGAACCTGTTGGAAAGTCTTAAAGATCAACAGATTAGAACAGACTGAGCTGATCATCATTGAAGATTCAACAACATATTCAGAATTCGATTGCTACGACCTCCTGAGAAGAATACATGGAGGAAATATGTCTACTGGTGGACTTAAATTTGTCACCACCTGTTATGGAATTGTCG GTTTCATAAAATTTCTGGGACCTTATTACATGCTGCTTATCACTAAAAGAAGGAATATTGGCACAATATGTGGTCATGCAGTATATGCCATTGCCAAGAGCGAGATGATTCCCATTCCCAACGCTATGATTCAATCAAATATGGCTTATTCTAGGAATGAGAACAG ATACAAGAAGCTACTCCGGTCCATGGATCTTACAAAGGACTTCTTTTTTAGCTACTCCTACCGTCTTATGTATACTCTTCAAAAGAATATGAGCAATCATGAAACAGGACAAGCTATATATGATACAATGTTCGTCTGGAACGCGTTCTTGACGCGTGAAATTCGTAGTCAGATCAGGAATTCAATTTGGACAATTGCTCTACTTTATGGATTCTTTAAGCAG GTTCAACTGTCAATATCTGGGCGTTATTTCAACTTTATTCTCATTGCTAGAAGATCCCGTCATTATGCTGGAACCag ATATTTGAAACGGGGGGTGAACGAGAAGGGCCGCGTAGCAAATGACGTTGAGACTGAACAAATTGTGCTCGAGGAGGCTCTTCAAGGAAGTCCCGTACAGATGTCTTCCATTGTACAGAACCGGGGATCAGTACCCCTTTTTTGGTCACAAGAGACATCACGGTTGAATATCAAACCTGATATTATAT TATCAAGAAAGGACCCCATGTATGAAGCCACTAAACTTCACTTCGGGAATCTCGTCAAGAGATATGGGAATCCTATCATTATATTAAATCTAATTAAG ACTCGTGAGAAGAAGCCTAGAGAATCTATTCTCCGTGCAGAGTTTGCTTATGCTATTGAGGTTCTTAATAAAGATCTTACCCCTGAAAGTCGCTTAAAGTTCCTTCACTGGGATTTGAATAAATACTCGAGAAC CAAAGGAACAAGTGTGTTGGCATATTTAGTCAAAGTAGCTGTTAATGCATTAGAGTTGACCGGATTTTTTTGCTGCCAAGTATTCCCATCTTCATG TGAACTTCAATGCGGTAATAACTGTAATGTTAATTGCGCCATTGAGGATCTATGCATTTTGGATGAGGATTCTAACAACTTGAATGAAGAGGACAAGGAAAATGGTCAAGTGGATGGAAGTCCTTTTGTCAAGCCTTCTGCCTTCCAAAAAGGAGTTTTAAGGACAAATTGCATTGACTGTCTGGATCGCACAAATGTTGCTCAATATGTGTATGGGCTGGTTGCTCTTGGTCGTCAGCTGCATGCTTTTGGGTACACTGATGTTCCTACCATCAACCTAGACTCCCCTTTGGCAAATGATTTAATGAAGATTTATGAGGCGATGGGTGACACCCTTGCTCTACAATATGGTGGATCTGCAGCACACAATAAG ATATTTTCAGAAAGAAGAGGTCAATGGAAAGCGGCAACACAATCCCAGGAGTTTTTGAGAACTCTTCAACGCTATTACAGTAATACTTACATGGATGCTGAGAAACAAGATACCATTAATGT GTTTTTGGGATATTTTCAGCCACAACAGGGTAAACCAGCTCTGTGGGAACTTGATTCTGATCAGCATTACGATGTTGGAAGGCGTGGTTCTGATTTTACGGAAGAAAGTGCTAG GTTAATTATCAAAAGGTCACTCTCCGATGGAAACATTCTTTGCGATACCAACTCACCTATTGATGATGCAAATGCTGAAAACATGGATAATTCTAACAAACCACTATCTGGAAAGACTCCAAGCTGTGACATGGGTCTTTCTGGGTCAACTCCGGAAATCTCAACTTGTGGAAGCGAAGTATCTTTTTCCAG ATATACCCCCTCAATGTTCCGCAGACAGCTTTTTCCAGATACGGAACCAGATCAGTATCTCCAAACTGAGGACACGTGCTTATATAAACGTCGAGATTCATTCAACTGCTCAAATTTTCTTGACATTGATTGGCTTTCTTCATCTGGAAATTCTTGTGAAGAGGAAACATATGAAAG ATCTGCACTAATTGGTTCGTTGTCTACTGGTTTGTCGTCGGGTGAAATTAAACCGGAGGCCAGCTTGGAAAACGGGTCCAGTTCCCTCCCGAAG GGAAAGGAACCTGCAGATGAAGATATTGACTCTCGTCCATTGACTGGATTCTCTAAAAGATTCGTGCAATGGGTTAACCGTGGAGATCTATTTTTTCCTTGA
- the LOC140957949 gene encoding uncharacterized protein: MQRKRHQAQSSAQPQKKQCTGPSRQQGQQKSQGQHRGPGQQRPPQASGVPMQEGEPLCEQCNKYHYGKCMWGTYRCFVCKQEGHKAADCPQNKGPTIGRAYVMHAEEAEAAPDLTLITGVATHALLDSEATHSFISESFVKRLGIIPVTMDSGFKVSIPSEDQMSTSRIVRGLELRLQQKAVLADLIVLLLPEFDIILGMDWLASHGAVIDFRQRSVSVRPPSGKPFVFEATRHQQFPHVISCMCAMKLIKRGCQTFLASIISVAEPVSKRMEDIDVVSEFSSVFPDDVSGIQPTERWSYLLSSCQGQC; encoded by the exons ATGCAGCGGAAGCGGCATCAGGCCCAGTCCAGTGCACAGCCACAGAAGAAACAGTGTACCGGGCCATCTAGACAGCAGGGACAGCAGAAGTCCCAGGGTCAGCACAGGGGGCCAGGACAGCAGAGGCCACCTCAGGCATCAGGGGTTCCTATGCAGGAGGGAGAACCGCTTTGCGAGCAGTGCAACAAATATCATTATGGCAAATGCATGTGGGGCACCTACAGATGCTTCGTATGCAAGCAGGAGGGGCACAAGGCTGCAGATTGCCCTCAGAACAAGGGTCCCACTATTGGTAGggcttatgtgatgcatgccgaggaggcgGAGGCAGCGCCAGACTTGACACTGATTACCG GTGTTGCCACGCATGCATTGCTAGACTCAGAAGCTACGCATTCGTTTATATCCGAATCTTTCGTGAAGCGACTAGGGATCATACCAGTAACGATGGATTCAGGATTCAAAGTATCGATTCCATCCGAGGATCAGATGTCCACATCTCGGATAGTGAGAGGATTGGAGCTCAGATTGCAGCAGAAGGCAGTATTGGCAGATCTGATAGTACTACTGctgccagagtttgatatcataCTGGGCATGGACTGGCTCGCTTCTCATGGAGCAGTCATAGATTTTCGCCAGAGGTCAGTGTCTGTCAGACCTCCTAGTGGGAAGCCATTTGTATTTGAGGCAACTAGACATCAGCAGTTCCCACACgtcatttcctgcatgtgtgCGATGAAGCTTATTAAGAGAGGCTGCCAGACGTTCTTAGCCAGCATCATATCAGTGGCAGAGCCAGTCAGTAAGAGGATGGAGGATATAGATGTGGTCAGCGAGTTCTCCAGTGTGTTCCCTGATGATGTTTCAGGCATTCAACCGACAGAGAGGTGGAGTTATCtattgagctcatgccaggGACAGTGCTGA